The Arvicanthis niloticus isolate mArvNil1 chromosome 21, mArvNil1.pat.X, whole genome shotgun sequence genome includes the window CGGTACCTTGGACTGTGCAAAGAAGCTATATCAGGAGTTTGGGATCCGTGGCTTCTACAAAGGGACTGTGCTCACTCTCATGCGAGGTAAACTCTGAAGCTCTGCACTTTAGGTCACCTGGGGAGGTTAGCTGATGAACCTGCACCTGATAGGCTTCCCTGAATGTCTAGATCATGACATATGCCTTACAAACCAGTAGTGTGTGTCCTGGTTATAGCAGTCTTACCCAGTGTAGACACAGAGAAGGATGGAAGGTTCATTCTTCTTGAATGTCTTCAGGGGTGGAGTCATGCCATGGGAAGGTAGAGGCTTCTAGATAGAAGTCATGGCTGAAGGGATGAGACGGGGAAATAAGAAAGACTTATGAATAGTGGGAAACTTCTCAGggcctgtgcatgctaggcagtgCTCTACCATTGCATTATACTCCCAGACCTCCTATTGGTTTGACAGGCAGAGACAGTCTCATCCTGAGATGGCACCTTGAAGGAGGGCCAGACAATTAGCTGTGATTATGAGTGGGTGTATTAGTGGTAACCCCCTGAGGAGACCTGAAAGATGAGTTACATCAAATGGACACTCACACCAGTGCTTGGCTCTCAGCAGCATCTGATAGCTCCAGACTGATTATTAAGAATTGAATGTTAACTGGGTgatggcggtgcacacctttaatccagcacttggtaggtagaggcaggtggagctctgagtttcaggctatcttggtctataaagtgaatttgagggctacacagagaaaccctgtctcaaaaacccaaaaccaaccaactaaacaaccaaacaaataaacaaatacaaaaggatgtcagggctggagagatggcttggtgctAAAGAGCCTGGCTGTCTTTCTAGAGTGCTCaggtttagtttccagcacccaagtCACAGCTCAcaaactttctgtaactccagttctggaggatctgattgataccttcttctgacttGTATGGGTATTACACAtgtatggtgcacagacacatgcagataaaatactcatgtatattaaaaaaaaaaaagctaaaaaaatcaaaaccagaaaggATATAGCTCCTAGATATAGCTCTTCCTGAGGGAAGAGTACACTAAATGGTGCACTGAATGTATACACACGAGTGACATCATTCAGACCAAGCAGGCTCTATTTATGTAGTtacactatatatgtgtgtgtatatagtacACTATATAGTATAGTgaatatattttagtatatagtaatataaatatatatttagtataaatATATTGTGCTTAATAGAATAAACTTAcgtatttaatatatgtatgtatatagtatgtacttattcttatgtttgtttatatttatacataaatataaattgcatatatatatatatatatatataataaaaaggaggttatgagtttgaaagagagcaagatgGTAGATGGTAGTGCATGGAGcacttggagggaagaaagagagggaagtgatgtaattataaccTGAAAAAAGTCTTTTAGAAAAAACACACCTTAGGAATCTTTGAATAGTCTAGTGCTATCTGTggaaattttatgaatttttaattcacttttctTGCCACCAACAGATGTTCCTGCCAGTGGGATGTATTTCATGACATATGAATGGCTTAAAAATCTCTTCACTCCAGAGGGAAAGAGGTGAAAAGAACTTTAGTATGTAGAAACCATTTCCCACTGCTGGGTAGGTTGTCCTCTCCCATAGCAGGCCTGAAGCAGACATACTTGTTCTCTGCCCCCATGTATTCGTTCCTTCAGTAGCTGCTGGGTACAGCTAACACCTTCTACTCCATACCTTACTTGATGGAGGAGGATTCTGAATAACACACAGAACCTCCTCCAACAGAGTGGCAGCTGCCAGGTCTCAGACCTTGAGCCTCTTCCCCCAGTAACTTCCTCCCTGAATAAGATGGAGGAACTGGTCTGAATCCTGCTGCCAGGTTTTTTGTCTGACTGGGTTGTGGTGGTCTGCAGTGTCAAGGACCTCAGTGTGCCTCGGATCCTGGTGGCTGGTGGCTTTGCAGGGATCTTCAACTGGGTCGTGGCTATCCCCCCAGACGTGCTCAAGTCTCGATTCCAGACTGGTGAGTGGTGTGGATGGAGATGGAGCAAGTCTAGCAGTGATTACCCTGAGGTGCAGAggtgttgcttttgttgtttgagaaggggtcttatgtagcccaggctggcctctaacttgctaAATAAATATAACTAAGAATGATCTTGCTCCCTGCCtgtccctcccaagtgctgctcaAAAGCAAGGGTGAACCACTGGTGAGTGCCAAGGTCTTAAGATTCCGAGGACACACTCTCTGTCTTCCATGTCTGCCTGGCCAACCTTCTCCTTCACATTCATATGCTAGGTTTGCTTTCACGTCAGCCTAAACATGAactaaaaaagttttatttttcttcttcaacaTGGCCAGAGctatttaattcaatttttaacTCATTTGGTACTAGTAATCTAGACATTCATGTCTTTGCCCCAGTGTGAGCTGAGTTGTGAGTTCTGCTAAGTTGTAGGCTTCAGGTATCCTTGCACTTGTGCTAGTTTTGACCTGACAGATGTAATTATTAGGTGGTCCTCGTGTGGGTTACCATGCTTCTTAGAGCTTTAAAAAATTGGGTTCTGCCCTGCAGCACCTCCTGGAAAATATCCTAATGGTTTCAAAGATGTGTTGAGAGAGCTGGTCCGAGACGAAGGAGTCACCTCCTTGTACAAAGGGTTCAATGCAGTCATGATCCGGGCCTTCCCAGCCAATGCCGTGAGTATCTGACAGggctgtcatttttttcctgctgGACTGGTGGGAGGAGCTGGCTTTTGCTTGCTCTTGGAATTGCACTGAAACTCAGTACTGAGGGTCAGCCAGAGCTTCCACATCTGTTTGCTTTCCTGTAGCTGCCTGTAGAGCTCTTTAAGGTCAGGGACTTGAATTTCTTTACCTGGTTTTCAGAAGGGGCGGTTGCAGGACATTtatcctgtctttttctttttatctcttctttctctcctcaactccctcttcccttcccccctttctctctctctctctctctctctctctctctctctctctctctctcgcgcgcgcgcacacacacacacacacacacacacacacacacacacacagagtctctgtATGTAGTCAAACTCCCAGTGAGAGTGTTAGGATTCTAACACTTTTCAGCACACCCAGCATAGGCTGTGCACATCTCCCTCTTCTTGGGAGTCAGTGACTGTAACTTCCTTTTTCCgtgctcccctcccctctgctctctcttctacTGTATAGTCCAAGTTGGTTACTTTGGTTTCAAACTCCAGATCTCCCTGACTTAGCTTCTGGAGTATTGGGTGCACAGGTGTTTATTGCCACAGCCAGCTTAATTTGCTCCCTTAATCTGGGTGGGAATGGGATTAAGGAAGGGGCTAACCAAGCATGGTCCTGCAGATGGTATCTACAAATAGTCACCCtctctttctggtttttctttttcacccAACCTCTTCTTAGGCCTGTTTCCTTGGCTTTGAAATTGCCATGAAGATCCTTAATTGGATTGCCCCCAATTTGTGAGACTGAAGACTGTTCAAGACTTGTGGATGCTGGACAACTGTTGCTGAGAGGCGGGAGCAGGACTAGGAAGTCctgagggtgaggggaggggacTGGTGGGATCAGAGCTCCAGGAATGGCTGTGATGGTGAAACTGTTGCCTTAATGACATCCTCTACCTTGTATAACTTGGTGCCATTTTGAAACTTGAATTTAGAAGATTTCCAGGGAATTGGAGATTGAATAGTTTATAGACTTGCTACCTTTGGCCAAATTGCCACCTACTGGTTGACTGAAGGCCCTACTATACTCAAAATGCTCCTTACTGAAGAGTTGATGAGTGACTCTCTGGAGGCCCCTTGCCTACTTTCAACCAGCTAAACCAGAAGCTGGGATCTTTAATTGCTAGCCAGGAAAACCCAAGAGATGTCTATGGTGCCATCTACTCCTAGCTGTACACAGGAATGTGGATATGAAGCACTTATCTGTCTACCCAATGAACTAGGTAGATAGTACCTAAGAACAGCCCACCTATtaaccattgttttttttttatatttttacataagaaataataacaataataaaaaacaattatcTAAATCCCCCGGGAGAAGGTGGAGAATTTTTCCCTCCTACACAGTGAAGACAGCCCCAGCCTGCTGGGATAAGTGTGAAAGCCATAATGTAGTAAGGCTCTTTTTGCACATTCTTTCCCTATAAGAGCACTCAATTTTAACAGGAAACAATAAATATTGTTTCTAATTTTTCCACTGTGTGATATTTTCTCTTATGATTCAGGGATACTTCAGCAGGGGTAGGCTGTACCTTTGGAGGCTGTCAGGAATACAGTGTCTATTCTTGGGGGCCATAGACTGGGCTCTAGTAGGGAAGGAGGAcgttttggctgtcctgggttTCTCTGGCTCTCTTGATACTCAAGGGAGGATGGGGTGGGTTTGGAAGACTAGATAGGTGTCTGGCAGGCTGGCCACCACAAGATCTGGCTTGTAATCTATCCTTCATTCTCCTTCCTGTCCTGAGCATGTCACATGGCTGAGTTTATAGATGGCAAGTTCGTTGTTCTGAAAGGACACAAGCAGTCCTGAGTCAGGGTGGCTGTGGATCTGGCACTTGCTTTGTGATGTAATGTATCCATCCTGGTTTGATTCATTATaccatggtgtcttagttagggttttactgctgtgaacagactccatgaccaaggcaacttgtataaggacaatatttaattggagctggcttacaggttcagaggttcagttcattttcatcaaggtgggagtatggcagtattcaggcagacatggtgcaggaggagctgagagttctacatcatctgAAAGCCActagaagaagactggcttccaaatagctaggatgagggttttttttttttttttttttttttttagatttattttttttagatttatttttatttactttatgtgcatgtgcTATATCGACATGATGCCAGCAAaggacatcagaccccattacagatggttgtgagccaccatgtggttgctgggaattgaactcaggacctctggaagcgcaggcagtgctcttacccactgagccatctctccagccctaggatgagggtcttaaagcccacacccacagtgacacacctactccaacaaggccatgcctactctaatagtgccactccctgggccaagtatatacaaaccatcacacatgatGATATGCAGGTATGTCCAGAAGAGGTTGGAAGAGGTTGGATGGGGAGTCCTAAGCTGCATGGTCTTAGTGGATGAGAGCTTGCTAAAGGGAGCTTTGCTTTTGTGACACTGTTCTCCCTGACCTgggtcccacatggtggaaggagagaatgaatggactcctgtaagttgtcttaTGGCCTCCACACATGGCATATGTACACCCACCcccacaacaaaaaaaaatgtagtaaaaatCTTAAGAGTTATGatcagagcgagttccaggacagccagggctacacagagaaaccctatcttgaaaacaagcaaaccaaaaaggACTATGGCTAAGTAGAAGATAACTTttgtctgaggcagggtcttatgtaTCCCTTTCTGGCCTCAGAGTCTCTGTAGTTGaggaggatgatcttgaacttctgagcctTCCAGTCCCTcacaagtactgagattataagccaaaaaataaaatttttatttttaaaagaaatctctttggcttttaattatgtgtatatttaattgtgtgtgtgtgtgtctgcgtgtgggtatgtgcacatgtgcaggtgtctgaggaggccagagaccAGGCTCTCTtcagcccaccccaccccacccccgtttttgtttgagacagggtgactgtcttatagcccaggctgacatcaAATTTGTTATaaagctgaggataaccttgaattcctggtcctcctaagtgctgggattacaagtatgtgtctCCACACCTGGCTGAAAGTAAGATTTTGTCCGTATCTGTTTACAAATGAATGTGTGTACGTaagaatttttatgtgtgtggtgtgttccagtgtgtgtgtgtgtgtgtgtgtgtgtgtgtgtgtgtgtacaggcatggGCACTTGTGCACGAGtgcagaggccaaaggaggaAGTTGGGTGTTCTGCCGGTTTACTCTCCACTTTGCtcctctgagagtctc containing:
- the Slc25a20 gene encoding mitochondrial carnitine/acylcarnitine carrier protein codes for the protein MADEPKPISPLKNLLAGGFGGVCLVFVGHPLDTVKVRLQTQPPTLPGQPPMYSGTFDCFRKTLFREGITGLYRGMAAPIIGVTPMFAVCFFGFGLGKRLQQKSPEDELTYPQLFTAGMLSGVFTTGIMTPGERIKCLLQIQASSGENKYSGTLDCAKKLYQEFGIRGFYKGTVLTLMRDVPASGMYFMTYEWLKNLFTPEGKSVKDLSVPRILVAGGFAGIFNWVVAIPPDVLKSRFQTAPPGKYPNGFKDVLRELVRDEGVTSLYKGFNAVMIRAFPANAACFLGFEIAMKILNWIAPNL